A stretch of Myxococcus hansupus DNA encodes these proteins:
- the pru gene encoding fruiting body development fimbrial-like coat protein PRU: MNAIKTAVAAVTAAASLAAFSPAEAATATANLNVTANVGGSCSIGAGTGGGTLNFGTYDPIIVNSALGIDLFGTGTLSVQCTLLGTAVITLGQGLHAGAGSTDAAPLRRMRNTASADYLAYNLYQDVTRLIVWGNTAGTGLPFLGTGLPVPVLVYGTVPRGQNVPSGTYNDTVVATITF; this comes from the coding sequence ATGAACGCAATCAAGACTGCCGTTGCTGCCGTCACCGCCGCTGCTTCCCTCGCCGCCTTCTCGCCCGCCGAGGCCGCCACCGCCACCGCCAACCTGAACGTCACCGCCAACGTCGGTGGCTCTTGCAGCATCGGCGCCGGCACGGGCGGCGGCACGCTGAACTTCGGTACGTACGATCCCATCATCGTGAACTCCGCGCTGGGCATCGACCTGTTCGGCACGGGCACGCTGAGCGTGCAGTGCACCCTGCTCGGCACGGCGGTCATCACCCTGGGCCAGGGCCTGCACGCGGGCGCGGGCTCGACGGACGCGGCGCCGCTGCGCCGGATGCGCAACACGGCGTCGGCGGACTACCTCGCCTACAACCTGTACCAGGACGTGACCCGCCTCATCGTGTGGGGCAACACCGCGGGCACGGGCCTCCCGTTCCTCGGCACGGGTCTTCCCGTCCCCGTGCTGGTCTACGGCACGGTTCCGCGCGGCCAGAACGTTCCCTCTGGCACGTACAACGACACCGTCGTCGCCACCATCACGTTCTGA
- a CDS encoding fimbrial biogenesis chaperone, which produces MGRASAAELDVSPVRLELDSGARGVVMNVRNKGNETTRFQASVYSWVQDEEGRMSLAPTQDLFFFPSMLTLEPGESRPIRVGSSSAPQDTERSFRIVVEELPPLQPSTQATGLNVLTRVSIPVFLAPKKKTLHGQIDEAVLRESKFHVRVKNPGTVNFFIRNLRVRGLDAKGKRLVEQEEPGWYVLAGDSQVYAMEVAGKACRKVRTLEVEMETDQGVLRQTSPVNSSAPCAR; this is translated from the coding sequence ATGGGGCGTGCGAGCGCGGCTGAGCTCGACGTCAGCCCGGTCCGGCTCGAGTTGGATTCTGGCGCTCGTGGCGTGGTGATGAACGTGAGGAACAAGGGTAACGAGACCACACGCTTCCAAGCCTCTGTCTATTCCTGGGTCCAGGATGAAGAAGGCCGCATGTCGCTCGCGCCGACTCAGGACCTGTTCTTCTTCCCGTCCATGTTGACGTTGGAGCCCGGGGAGTCCCGCCCCATTCGGGTGGGCAGCTCCTCGGCTCCACAGGATACGGAGCGCTCCTTCCGCATCGTCGTGGAGGAGCTTCCGCCGCTGCAACCCTCGACCCAGGCGACTGGGTTGAACGTCCTGACCCGGGTGTCGATCCCCGTCTTCCTCGCGCCGAAGAAGAAGACGCTCCACGGTCAGATTGATGAAGCAGTCTTGCGCGAGTCCAAGTTCCACGTCCGGGTGAAGAACCCGGGCACGGTGAACTTCTTCATCCGGAACCTCCGGGTGCGCGGGCTCGACGCCAAAGGCAAGCGGCTGGTCGAACAAGAGGAGCCCGGCTGGTACGTGCTGGCGGGCGACTCGCAGGTGTACGCCATGGAGGTCGCTGGCAAGGCCTGCCGCAAGGTTCGCACGCTGGAGGTGGAGATGGAGACCGACCAGGGCGTGCTCCGTCAGACGTCCCCCGTGAATTCTTCCGCGCCCTGCGCTCGCTGA
- a CDS encoding fimbria/pilus outer membrane usher protein: protein MTRAPARAVLALSLSLGPLPAAAQESAGNPSAPPMPIVADFTLNGVPRGATFPMLRDGDVLLPADSLEAYGVDLVALGGRQEVFEGKTYISARSLEPRGRCDMDERTVSLVCELPASVFSATRINLGPQVPGDYQVRGSPSGFVNYAAHARNTALTFFGEAGASVGRGLLTTQARWRPGTVPLRGLSQLSLDFPKHMVRAIAGEATAFGGVLGGGAVVAGFHLVRSFELNPYFIRNPMQDYAGDVDTPSTLEVYVNNHLVRRTELPPGPFRLENLTVPRGEGNTRYVIRDAFGRTREVNDSYYLSGQQLSPGVADFRFSAGVERESLHLHNFDYGRPMLLGNARLGLTSWLTPGVRLEMAPNMVSTGALQLIQLPFGELELSQAISRSESRTGLAAGIVYSLQRRWVGGSLFGRGMNESYTHTSLKLDDDHPIVETGGSLFVALGQDVNVGGQAMLSRYQQAGWTTWLGATTSARLTDRTTLSFAANRSKSMSGDSAVEGMVYLNAIFDARTTATLGHSQGLRGEGTTSADLARSVPMEGGLGYQVQGQVGRADRAMGRADYDSNVGRVSAGAEWFEGRVSGMGEVAGGLVFIGGRVRPTRAVDQGFALVRVKGVQGVGVRLNHHEIGQTDADGELVVTRLQSYNANHLSLADNQVPLDVYIPSTEQTVATYQRGGVVLDFKTQTVRAYRGKVTIDSQEDTRWLSYGEIRVEKDGEKWASPIGWNGEFELVGLPEGRLPATVVYPKGRCATSLEVPSLEGKVIDLGTVRCVHDAK, encoded by the coding sequence GTGACCCGTGCGCCCGCGCGCGCGGTGTTGGCCTTGTCGCTGTCGCTGGGACCCCTCCCAGCGGCGGCGCAGGAGTCGGCGGGAAACCCCTCCGCGCCGCCCATGCCCATCGTCGCGGACTTCACCCTCAACGGTGTTCCCCGTGGCGCCACCTTTCCCATGCTCCGGGACGGAGACGTGCTGCTCCCGGCGGACTCGCTCGAGGCCTATGGGGTGGACCTGGTGGCGCTGGGAGGTCGCCAGGAAGTCTTCGAGGGAAAGACATACATCTCCGCCCGCTCCCTGGAGCCCCGCGGGCGTTGTGACATGGACGAGCGGACCGTCAGCCTCGTGTGCGAACTGCCGGCCTCCGTCTTCTCCGCGACCCGCATCAACCTGGGCCCACAAGTGCCCGGGGACTATCAGGTGCGCGGCAGCCCCAGCGGCTTCGTCAACTACGCCGCGCACGCCCGCAACACCGCGCTGACCTTCTTCGGTGAGGCGGGGGCGTCCGTGGGCCGGGGATTGTTGACGACGCAGGCGCGGTGGCGGCCCGGCACGGTGCCCCTGCGCGGCCTTTCGCAGCTCTCCCTGGACTTCCCCAAGCACATGGTGCGCGCCATCGCCGGCGAGGCCACGGCGTTTGGCGGGGTGCTGGGCGGCGGCGCGGTGGTGGCGGGCTTCCACCTGGTGCGCTCGTTCGAGCTGAATCCCTACTTCATCCGCAATCCCATGCAGGACTACGCGGGTGACGTGGACACGCCTTCCACGTTGGAGGTCTACGTCAACAACCACCTGGTGCGGCGCACCGAGCTGCCACCGGGCCCGTTCCGCCTGGAGAACCTCACGGTGCCTCGGGGCGAGGGCAACACGCGCTACGTCATCCGGGACGCCTTCGGCCGCACCCGCGAGGTGAATGATTCGTACTACCTCAGCGGCCAGCAGCTCTCCCCGGGCGTGGCGGACTTCCGCTTCTCCGCGGGCGTCGAGCGAGAGTCGCTCCACCTCCACAACTTCGACTACGGCCGTCCGATGTTGCTGGGAAATGCCCGCCTGGGCCTCACGTCCTGGCTGACGCCGGGGGTCCGCCTGGAGATGGCCCCCAACATGGTCAGCACCGGCGCCTTGCAGCTCATCCAGCTTCCCTTCGGTGAGCTGGAGCTGTCGCAGGCCATCAGCCGCAGCGAGAGCCGCACGGGCCTGGCGGCGGGCATCGTCTACTCATTGCAGCGCCGCTGGGTGGGTGGCTCGTTGTTTGGCCGGGGCATGAACGAGTCGTACACCCACACCAGCCTCAAGCTGGATGACGACCACCCCATCGTGGAGACGGGCGGCTCGCTCTTCGTCGCGCTGGGGCAGGACGTCAACGTGGGGGGGCAGGCCATGTTGTCGCGCTACCAGCAGGCGGGGTGGACGACGTGGCTGGGGGCCACCACCTCGGCGCGCCTGACGGACCGGACGACGCTGTCCTTCGCCGCGAACCGCAGCAAGTCCATGAGTGGCGACTCCGCGGTGGAGGGCATGGTGTACCTGAACGCCATCTTCGATGCCCGGACCACGGCCACGTTGGGCCACTCCCAGGGCCTGCGCGGGGAGGGCACCACGTCGGCGGACCTCGCGCGCTCGGTGCCCATGGAAGGGGGCCTGGGCTACCAGGTGCAGGGCCAGGTGGGGCGGGCGGACCGGGCCATGGGGCGGGCCGACTACGACAGCAACGTGGGACGTGTGTCGGCCGGCGCGGAGTGGTTCGAAGGGCGCGTCTCCGGCATGGGCGAGGTCGCCGGCGGCCTGGTCTTCATTGGCGGACGCGTGCGTCCCACCCGCGCGGTGGACCAGGGCTTCGCGCTGGTGCGCGTGAAGGGGGTTCAAGGCGTGGGCGTGCGGTTGAACCACCACGAAATCGGCCAGACGGACGCGGACGGTGAGCTGGTGGTGACGCGGCTGCAGTCCTACAACGCCAACCACCTCTCGCTGGCGGACAACCAGGTGCCCTTGGACGTCTACATCCCGTCCACGGAGCAGACGGTGGCCACGTACCAGCGCGGCGGCGTCGTGCTCGACTTCAAGACGCAGACGGTGCGCGCGTACCGGGGCAAGGTGACCATCGACTCGCAGGAGGACACGCGCTGGTTGTCCTATGGCGAGATTCGCGTGGAGAAGGATGGAGAGAAGTGGGCTTCGCCCATTGGATGGAATGGTGAGTTCGAATTGGTGGGGCTGCCCGAAGGCCGCCTTCCGGCGACAGTCGTCTACCCCAAGGGCCGCTGCGCGACCTCGCTGGAGGTCCCGTCCCTCGAGGGCAAGGTCATCGACCTGGGAACCGTGAGGTGCGTCCATGATGCGAAATAG
- a CDS encoding spore coat U domain-containing protein, with amino-acid sequence MMRNSATRAAALAVVGACGLLPGLAGAVCQIRTTQAVAFGTYLSTDVLPRDSVGNIIFRCEGQITPIYIDISTGGGGAFAARSMAGPGSPRLRYNLYRDATRLLVWGNGSSGTVRYGPFLPVFGEDTTIPIYGRIFSQQSVPAGAYSDTLVMTVTF; translated from the coding sequence ATGATGCGAAATAGCGCGACGCGAGCGGCGGCGCTCGCGGTGGTGGGGGCCTGTGGCTTGCTCCCGGGGCTGGCGGGCGCGGTCTGCCAGATTCGCACCACGCAGGCGGTGGCCTTCGGGACCTATCTCTCCACGGATGTGCTTCCCCGGGACTCGGTGGGGAACATCATCTTCCGGTGCGAGGGGCAGATCACCCCCATCTACATCGACATCAGCACCGGTGGCGGCGGCGCCTTCGCGGCGCGCAGCATGGCGGGGCCGGGGTCGCCCCGGCTGCGGTACAACCTCTACCGGGACGCGACGCGGCTGCTCGTCTGGGGCAACGGTTCGTCGGGGACGGTGCGCTACGGGCCGTTCCTCCCCGTCTTCGGAGAGGACACGACCATCCCCATCTACGGCCGCATCTTCTCGCAGCAGTCGGTGCCCGCGGGGGCCTACTCCGACACGCTGGTGATGACGGTGACCTTCTGA